Proteins encoded in a region of the Ziziphus jujuba cultivar Dongzao chromosome 3, ASM3175591v1 genome:
- the LOC107434864 gene encoding MDIS1-interacting receptor like kinase 2-like: MTIIIIVLLLLRCSSSEKIQYNREVETLLKWKNSLDNSTSHPLLDSWRLYSKFSTTNNINSPCKWIGIYCNKVGSVTEINLANGSIRGSIPASIGNIKNLTGLYLYGNLLSGFLPSSLGNLTKLEFLELGINQLSGPIPIEIGKLRSLTWLSFFMNNINGSVPLEMGNLTNLEYYQLDENSLSGYLPENVCLGRKLLEFYAYDNNFIGPVPKSLRNCTSLIRLELQANQLTGNISEMFGIYPNLYYMDLSSNKFFGEVSEKWGKCSNLSLLNISKNEISGSLPLELWKAAQLRILDISFNHLVENIPKELGRLKFLFKLKLNNNSLSSIVPSEIGMLSELRYLDLSANNLSGSIPKDLEKCSKLADLNLRNNKFGGAIPFQIGNLRPLQNLDLSSNLLGGELPFELQNLQNLETLDISHNNISGSIPATYKEMLSLTYVDMSYNQLEGPIPKIKAFTMAALGNNKGLCGNNTSLKTCRMEEKKGSNGIVVLIVVSILGGLILLFIVVGLLFACQKREMIMDGQGETPIKTYFVSWNHDGKKVHEEIVKATENFDSKYCIGVGGYGSVYKAQLSTGQVVAVKKFHTNDGILDAGEAFASEINVLTRARHRNIIKLEGFCSHTRYSYLVYGFMEKGSLSDILSIEVKALELGWRKRGNIVKGLANAISYMHHECCPAIIHRDISSRNVLLDDEYEAHISDFGSAITVDPDSSNWTPFAGTFGYSAPELAYTMEVNEKCDVYSFGIVILELIMGKHPGDLILSLSASSSSSSPPAVLEILLKDLLDQRLSPPKNQVAEKVVSIVKVAFACLQPDPGSRPTMKDVCDKLSTSLPSLSEPLHTITLEQLFYPPTSTS; the protein is encoded by the exons ATGACCATCATTATAATCGTTCTATTGCTACTTCGTTGTTCCTCTAgtgaaaaaattcaatataacaGAGAAGTAGAGACCCTTCTCAAATGGAAGAACAGCCTTGACAATTCAACCTCTCATCCTCTGCTCGATTCATGGAGgctttattcaaaattttcaacaacAAACAACATTAACAGCCCTTGCAAATGGATTGGCATCTACTGTAACAAAGTAGGGAGTGTTACTGAGATAAACCTTGCAAATGGTAGTATTAGAG GCTCAATTCCTGCATCAATTGGGAATATCAAAAACTTAACCGGTCTATACCTATATGGAAACCTGCTTTCTGGTTTCCTTCCTTCCTCTTTGGGAAACTTGACAAAGCTCGAGTTCTTGGAGCTGGGAATAAATCAGTTATCTGGCCCTATCCCTATTGAAATTGGGAAACTTAGATCCCTCACATGGTTAAGCTTTTTCATGAACAACATCAATGGATCAGTGCCATTAGAAATGGGCAATCTTACCAATTTGGAGTATTACCAACTGGATGAAAATTCCTTGTCTGGATATCTCCCAGAAAATGTCTGTCTTGGTAGGAAACTTCTAGAGTTTTATGCATATGATAATAACTTTATAGGTCCAGTCCCAAAAAGCTTGAGAAATTGCACTAGTTTGATCAGACTTGAGCTACAAGCAAACCAGCTTACAGGAAACATATCAGAAATGTTTGGAATATACCCAAACTTGTATTATATGGATTTGAGTAGCAATAAGTTTTTTGGCGAGGTTTCTGAAAAATGGGGAAAATGTAGTAACCTCTCTTTGTTGAATATCTCCAAAAATGAAATTTCTGGTAGTCTACCTCTTGAACTCTGGAAAGCTGCCCAATTGCGTATTCTAGACATCTCCTTCAATCATCTTGTGGAAAACATTCCAAAAGAACTGGGGCGGCTGAAATTTTTGTTCAAACTCAAATTGAACAACAATAGTCTTTCAAGCATAGTTCCATCAGAGATTGGCATGTTATCGGAACTCAGATATCTTGATCTTTCAGCAAACAATCTGAGTGGATCAATTCCTAAAGATTTAGAAAAATGTTCCAAGCTAGCTGATTTAAACTTGAGAAATAACAAATTTGGTGGGGCTATTCCATTTCAGATTGGGAATTTACGGCCGCTTCAAAATCTAGATTTAAGTAGCAATTTGCTAGGAGGAGAGTTGCCTTTCGAGCTCCAAAATCTACAAAATTTAGAAACATTGGACATTTCTCACAACAATATTTCTGGCTCCATTCCAGCTACATATAAAGAAATGTTGAGCTTGACTTATGTTGATATGTCATACAATCAGTTGGAAGGTCCAATTCCGAAAATCAAAGCCTTTACGATGGCTGCATTGGGAAATAATAAAGGTTTGTGTGGAAACAACACTAGCCTAAAGACTTGCCGCATGGAGGAAAAGAAAGGTAGCAATGGAATTGTAGTTTTAATCGTAGTCTCTATCTTGGGAggtctaattttattgtttatcgTTGTTGGCCTACTTTTCGCCTGCCAAAAGAGAGAGATGATCATGGATGGGCAAGGAGAGACACCAATTAAAACTTACTTTGTATCATGGAACCATGATGGGAAAAAGGTGCATGAAGAAATAGTTAAAGCCACTGAGAACTTTGATTCCAAATATTGCATTGGAGTTGGGGGATATGGGAGCGTCTACAAGGCACAATTGTCAACTGGTCAAGTTGTTGCTGTGAAGAAATTCCACACAAATGATGGAATATTGGATGCTGGAGAAGCTTTTGCTAGCGAGATCAATGTATTGACAAGAGCAAGGCATCGAAATATTATAAAGCTTGAAGGGTTTTGTTCACACACAAGGTACTCTTATTTGGTGTATGGATTTATGGAAAAGGGAAGCTTATCAGATATCTTGAGCATTGAAGTGAAGGCATTAGAGTTGGGATGGAGAAAGCGAGGGAACATTGTGAAAGGTTTGGCCAATGCCATATCCTATATGCATCATGAATGTTGTCCAGCTATCATTCATAGAGACATATCAAGTAGGAATGTCTTGTTGGATGATGAATATGAAGCTCACATTTCTGACTTTGGTTCTGCTATAACTGTAGATCCAGACTCATCAAATTGGACTCCATTTGCAGGAACTTTTGGATACTCAGCCCCAG AGCTTGCTTACACAATGGAAGTAAATGAGAAGTGCGACGTGTACAgttttggaattgtaattttggaaCTGATTATGGGAAAGCATCCAGGAGATCTAATCTTGTCTCTGTCAGCGTCATCATCGTCTTCATCACCACCAGCTGTTCTTGAAATTCTACTTAAGGATTTATTGGATCAACGACTCTCACCACCAAAGAATCAAGTAGCAGAGAAAGTTGTCTCCATTGTGAAGGTAGCATTTGCATGTCTGCAACCAGATCCAGGTTCTCGGCCAACTATGAAAGATGTATGTGATAAGCTGTCAACTTCACTACCATCTTTATCAGAGCCTCTTCATACAATTACATTGGAGCAGCTGTTTTATCCCCCAACTTCAACATCATGA